A portion of the Apus apus isolate bApuApu2 chromosome 3, bApuApu2.pri.cur, whole genome shotgun sequence genome contains these proteins:
- the PELI1 gene encoding E3 ubiquitin-protein ligase pellino homolog 1 isoform X1, protein MYRRSKWKHGYNLAVLGHGNNEKSVPQLLIRDLKFEKKSLAKLMFSPDQENHPSKAPVKYGELIVLGYNGSLPNGDRGRRKSRFALFKRPKANGVKPSTVHIACTPQAAKAISNKDQHSISYTLSRAQTVVVEYTHDSNTDMFQIGRSTESPIDFVVTDTVPGSQSNSDTQSVQSTISRFACRIICERNPPFTARIYAAGFDSSKNIFLGEKAAKWKTSDGQMDGLTTNGVLVMHPRNGFTEDSKPGVWREISVCGNVFSLRETRSAQQRGKMVENETNQLQDGSLIDLCGATLLWRTAEGLSRTPTVKHLEALRQEINAARPQCPVGFNTLAFPSMKRKDVVDEKQPWVYLNCGHVHGYHNWGNKEERDGKDRECPMCRSVGPYVPLWLGCEAGFYVDAGPPTHAFSPCGHVCSEKTTAYWSQIPLPHGTHTFHAACPFCAHQLAGEQGYIRLIFQGPLD, encoded by the exons gaaataatgaaaaaagtgtGCCACAACTCTTGATCAGAGACCTGAAATTTGAGAAGAAGTCATTAGCTAAGCTCATGTTTTCTCCTGATCAAGAAAATCATCCATCAAAAGCACCAGTTAAATATGGTGAATTGATTGTATTAGG GTACAATGGGTCTCTCCCAAATGGAGatagaggaagaagaaaaagtaggtttgctttatttaaaaggCCCAAGGCAAATGGGGTGAAACCTAGCACTGTGCATATTGCCTGTACCCCTCAAGCAGCAAAG GCAATAAGTAACAAGGACCAACACAGCATATCTTACACTTTGTCTCGGGCCCAGACTGTAGTAGTTGAATATACACATGACAGCAACACAGATATGTTCCAG ATTGGTCGGTCAACGGAGAGTCCTATTGACTTTGTTGTGACAGACACAGTTCCTGGAAGTCAGAGTAATTCAGATACACAGTCTGTGCAGAGCACTATATCAAGGTTTGCCTGCAGAATCATATGTGAACGTAACCCTCCTTTTACAGCAAGAATATATGCTGCAGGTTTTGACTCCTCAAAAAACATCTTCCTTGGG GAGAAAGCTGCAAAGTGGAAGACATCAGACGGGCAAATGGATGGACTAACCACAAATGGAGTTCTTGTTATGCATCCCCGTAATGGATTTACAGAAGACTCCAAGCCAGGGGTGTGGAGAGAGATATCTGTGTGTGGGAATGTGTTCAGCCTCCGTGAAACCAGATCTGctcagcagaggggaaaaatg GTCGAGAACGAAACGAACCAGCTCCAGGATGGCTCTCTGATAGACCTGTGTGGAGCAACGCTGCTGTGGCGCACGGCGGAAGGGCTTTCCCGCACTCCTACGGTCAAGCACCTGGAGGCGCTAAGGCAGGAAATAAACGCGGCAAGGCCCCAGTGTCCCGTGGGGTTTAACACCTTGGCGTTTCCCAGCATGAAGAGGAAAGATGTGGTGGATGAGAAGCAGCCCTGGGTGTACCTGAACTGCGGCCATGTCCACGGCTACCACAACTGGGGAAACAAAGAGGAGAGAGACGGCAAGGATCGCGAGTGTCCCATGTGCCGCTCTGTCGGCCCCTACGTGCCTCTCTGGCTTGGGTGTGAAGCAGGATTTTATGTGGATGCGGGACCTCCAACTCATGCCTTCAGCCCCTGTGGACATGTCTGCTCAGAAAAGACAACTGCATATTGGTCCCAAATTCCTCTTCCTCATGGTACTCACACTTTTCACGCAGCCTGTCCGTTCTGTGCACATCAGCTGGCTGGTGAGCAAGGTTACATCAGACTCATTTTCCAAGGACCTCTTGACTAA
- the PELI1 gene encoding E3 ubiquitin-protein ligase pellino homolog 1 isoform X2 — MGNNEKSVPQLLIRDLKFEKKSLAKLMFSPDQENHPSKAPVKYGELIVLGYNGSLPNGDRGRRKSRFALFKRPKANGVKPSTVHIACTPQAAKAISNKDQHSISYTLSRAQTVVVEYTHDSNTDMFQIGRSTESPIDFVVTDTVPGSQSNSDTQSVQSTISRFACRIICERNPPFTARIYAAGFDSSKNIFLGEKAAKWKTSDGQMDGLTTNGVLVMHPRNGFTEDSKPGVWREISVCGNVFSLRETRSAQQRGKMVENETNQLQDGSLIDLCGATLLWRTAEGLSRTPTVKHLEALRQEINAARPQCPVGFNTLAFPSMKRKDVVDEKQPWVYLNCGHVHGYHNWGNKEERDGKDRECPMCRSVGPYVPLWLGCEAGFYVDAGPPTHAFSPCGHVCSEKTTAYWSQIPLPHGTHTFHAACPFCAHQLAGEQGYIRLIFQGPLD; from the exons gaaataatgaaaaaagtgtGCCACAACTCTTGATCAGAGACCTGAAATTTGAGAAGAAGTCATTAGCTAAGCTCATGTTTTCTCCTGATCAAGAAAATCATCCATCAAAAGCACCAGTTAAATATGGTGAATTGATTGTATTAGG GTACAATGGGTCTCTCCCAAATGGAGatagaggaagaagaaaaagtaggtttgctttatttaaaaggCCCAAGGCAAATGGGGTGAAACCTAGCACTGTGCATATTGCCTGTACCCCTCAAGCAGCAAAG GCAATAAGTAACAAGGACCAACACAGCATATCTTACACTTTGTCTCGGGCCCAGACTGTAGTAGTTGAATATACACATGACAGCAACACAGATATGTTCCAG ATTGGTCGGTCAACGGAGAGTCCTATTGACTTTGTTGTGACAGACACAGTTCCTGGAAGTCAGAGTAATTCAGATACACAGTCTGTGCAGAGCACTATATCAAGGTTTGCCTGCAGAATCATATGTGAACGTAACCCTCCTTTTACAGCAAGAATATATGCTGCAGGTTTTGACTCCTCAAAAAACATCTTCCTTGGG GAGAAAGCTGCAAAGTGGAAGACATCAGACGGGCAAATGGATGGACTAACCACAAATGGAGTTCTTGTTATGCATCCCCGTAATGGATTTACAGAAGACTCCAAGCCAGGGGTGTGGAGAGAGATATCTGTGTGTGGGAATGTGTTCAGCCTCCGTGAAACCAGATCTGctcagcagaggggaaaaatg GTCGAGAACGAAACGAACCAGCTCCAGGATGGCTCTCTGATAGACCTGTGTGGAGCAACGCTGCTGTGGCGCACGGCGGAAGGGCTTTCCCGCACTCCTACGGTCAAGCACCTGGAGGCGCTAAGGCAGGAAATAAACGCGGCAAGGCCCCAGTGTCCCGTGGGGTTTAACACCTTGGCGTTTCCCAGCATGAAGAGGAAAGATGTGGTGGATGAGAAGCAGCCCTGGGTGTACCTGAACTGCGGCCATGTCCACGGCTACCACAACTGGGGAAACAAAGAGGAGAGAGACGGCAAGGATCGCGAGTGTCCCATGTGCCGCTCTGTCGGCCCCTACGTGCCTCTCTGGCTTGGGTGTGAAGCAGGATTTTATGTGGATGCGGGACCTCCAACTCATGCCTTCAGCCCCTGTGGACATGTCTGCTCAGAAAAGACAACTGCATATTGGTCCCAAATTCCTCTTCCTCATGGTACTCACACTTTTCACGCAGCCTGTCCGTTCTGTGCACATCAGCTGGCTGGTGAGCAAGGTTACATCAGACTCATTTTCCAAGGACCTCTTGACTAA
- the PELI1 gene encoding E3 ubiquitin-protein ligase pellino homolog 1 isoform X3: MFSPDQENHPSKAPVKYGELIVLGYNGSLPNGDRGRRKSRFALFKRPKANGVKPSTVHIACTPQAAKAISNKDQHSISYTLSRAQTVVVEYTHDSNTDMFQIGRSTESPIDFVVTDTVPGSQSNSDTQSVQSTISRFACRIICERNPPFTARIYAAGFDSSKNIFLGEKAAKWKTSDGQMDGLTTNGVLVMHPRNGFTEDSKPGVWREISVCGNVFSLRETRSAQQRGKMVENETNQLQDGSLIDLCGATLLWRTAEGLSRTPTVKHLEALRQEINAARPQCPVGFNTLAFPSMKRKDVVDEKQPWVYLNCGHVHGYHNWGNKEERDGKDRECPMCRSVGPYVPLWLGCEAGFYVDAGPPTHAFSPCGHVCSEKTTAYWSQIPLPHGTHTFHAACPFCAHQLAGEQGYIRLIFQGPLD; the protein is encoded by the exons ATGTTTTCTCCTGATCAAGAAAATCATCCATCAAAAGCACCAGTTAAATATGGTGAATTGATTGTATTAGG GTACAATGGGTCTCTCCCAAATGGAGatagaggaagaagaaaaagtaggtttgctttatttaaaaggCCCAAGGCAAATGGGGTGAAACCTAGCACTGTGCATATTGCCTGTACCCCTCAAGCAGCAAAG GCAATAAGTAACAAGGACCAACACAGCATATCTTACACTTTGTCTCGGGCCCAGACTGTAGTAGTTGAATATACACATGACAGCAACACAGATATGTTCCAG ATTGGTCGGTCAACGGAGAGTCCTATTGACTTTGTTGTGACAGACACAGTTCCTGGAAGTCAGAGTAATTCAGATACACAGTCTGTGCAGAGCACTATATCAAGGTTTGCCTGCAGAATCATATGTGAACGTAACCCTCCTTTTACAGCAAGAATATATGCTGCAGGTTTTGACTCCTCAAAAAACATCTTCCTTGGG GAGAAAGCTGCAAAGTGGAAGACATCAGACGGGCAAATGGATGGACTAACCACAAATGGAGTTCTTGTTATGCATCCCCGTAATGGATTTACAGAAGACTCCAAGCCAGGGGTGTGGAGAGAGATATCTGTGTGTGGGAATGTGTTCAGCCTCCGTGAAACCAGATCTGctcagcagaggggaaaaatg GTCGAGAACGAAACGAACCAGCTCCAGGATGGCTCTCTGATAGACCTGTGTGGAGCAACGCTGCTGTGGCGCACGGCGGAAGGGCTTTCCCGCACTCCTACGGTCAAGCACCTGGAGGCGCTAAGGCAGGAAATAAACGCGGCAAGGCCCCAGTGTCCCGTGGGGTTTAACACCTTGGCGTTTCCCAGCATGAAGAGGAAAGATGTGGTGGATGAGAAGCAGCCCTGGGTGTACCTGAACTGCGGCCATGTCCACGGCTACCACAACTGGGGAAACAAAGAGGAGAGAGACGGCAAGGATCGCGAGTGTCCCATGTGCCGCTCTGTCGGCCCCTACGTGCCTCTCTGGCTTGGGTGTGAAGCAGGATTTTATGTGGATGCGGGACCTCCAACTCATGCCTTCAGCCCCTGTGGACATGTCTGCTCAGAAAAGACAACTGCATATTGGTCCCAAATTCCTCTTCCTCATGGTACTCACACTTTTCACGCAGCCTGTCCGTTCTGTGCACATCAGCTGGCTGGTGAGCAAGGTTACATCAGACTCATTTTCCAAGGACCTCTTGACTAA